The Clostridium aceticum genomic interval AGCTTCGCTATGGTAGTTGTTTTTCCTACACCCGTAGGTCCTACAAAGAATTTTGTTTTAACATTATGCCCTAGTTGCTGTGGTACTACATATTTCATAATAACTTCTTTTATTTGTTCTTCAATAAATTCTCTGTTTTGTCTATTGCTATCCACTAATCCTTGCATTGTGATATACTTATTAAGAATTTCTTCTACCAGGGACTCATCAAGCCCCTGATTCTTTAGGTTATAAAACAACTTGGAAACATCTTGGTCCTGTAAACTTTTCAAAAGAATTGGTAAGTCTTGTTGATTCATTCGAGAAACAACTGTTTGTAACATATCTTTTATTTGTTCCATTTCCTTTGAAATATTTTTGCTCACTTCTTCCTTTTCTTTATTTTTTTTAGGTTTTTTATCTAAATCTTTTTTAGCCTCAAGAAAATGATTGAAACTACTAGGTGCATAAGAAGAAACTTCTTCTCTAGCCGCTACCACCTCGATAATAGGTTTTTTAAAAATCCCGAAAAGCCCCTTCGGTTTTACTTTTTTTTGATATAAAATAACTGCATCAGGACCTAACTCGTTTTTTACCTTTAGTAATGCCTCCTGATTATTACTGGCAGAAAATTTTTTTACCTTCATTTATATACTCACCGCCCCTACTGAATGAATTTCTACAGAAGGATCTACTTCATTATAAGATAGCACGATTAAATCTGAAGTAAGCTGCTCAGACAATCTCTTAAAATAGAGTCTTACAATAGGAGCTGTTACAATAATAGGGTGTTCTCCTGTAGAAATTAGCTTTTGTATTTGTTGAGAAAGGCTGTTTATTATTCTTTGTATCACATCAGGGTCCATAGAAATATAAGTACCCCCTTCTGTCTGCTGTATAGAGTCCATTATTTTTTGCTCTAGTTCTTTTGTAACTGTAATCACCTTAGCAGGGTGAGATACAATAAATTGTTTTGTAATAGCCCTCCCTAAAGATTGTCTCACATATTCTGTAAGCATATCAGTATCTCTTGTGATGGTAGCATAATCAGCCAAAGTTTCTAAAATCGTCACCATATTTCTAATGGATACCCCTTCTTTAAGCAAATTACCCAGCACTTTTTGTATTTCCCCTAACCCTAATTGATTGGGGATCAGTTCTTCAACTAAAACTGGATGATTTTCTTTGACATTGTCAATCAGTTTTTTAACATCCTGCCTACCTAGTAGTTCGAAGGAATGTTTCTTTATAATCTCCGTTAGATGTGTAGCAATAATAGATGGAGGATCTACAACTGTATAACCTAATATTTCTGCTTTTTCACGCTCCTGTTCATTGATCCACTTAGCAGGAAGTCCAAAGGCAGGCTCTATCGTATCAATACCTTCTATTTCTTCATCGATCATACCAGGGTTCATAGCCAAGTAATGATCAAATATAATTTCGCCAACAGCCATTTCAATCCCTTTTATTTTGATAATATACTGATTCGGTTCTAACTGAATATTATCTCTCAACCTTATCATAGGAACAATAATCCCCAATTCTAAAGCACATTGTCTTCTAATCATGACCAACCTATCAAATAAGTCTCCCCCCTGACTAGCATCTGCTAAGGGAAGAATACCATAACCAAATTCTAATTCTATCGGGTCCACATTTAAAAGTGGTAAGACATTTTCTGGCTTTCTTTTTTCTTCTACTGATTCCTCTACTTCATCAGGGATTTCTTCACCTTCTTCTATTGATGCATTTTTCTTCAAAGTTAAACCTAGAAAAAGAAACACAGCCGATAGTGACATAAAAGGTATAACCGGCAATCCTGTAAAACTAAAAAGTAACAAAACTCCCGAAATAATAAACATAATCTTTGACTTATTAAAAAGCTGCTTAATTAAGTCAGTACCTAAACTTCCCTCTGATGCCGCTCTTGTAACTACAATACCAGTAGCAGTAGATATTAAAAGAGCAGGAATTTGACTTACTAGTCCATCACCAACTGTTAATAATGTATATTTTTGTATGGCACCCCCAAAGTCTAAACCCTGCATAGATACCCCAATGATAAAGCCGGCCACAATATTAATGATGGTTATGATAATTCCAGCTATAGCATCACCTTTAACAAATTTGCTGGCTCCATCCATAGCTCCATAAAAGTCTGCTTCCCTTTGAATCTTTGTTCTCCTTTGCCTAGCTTCACTATCATCAATAAGTCCAGCATTTAAATCAGCATCTATTGCCATTTGCTTTCCTGGCATCGCGTCTAGAGTAAATCTTGCAGCCACCTCAGCTACCCTTTCAGAACCCTTCGTAATAACTAAAAATTGTATGATAACAATGATGAGGAATACAATAAACCCTACAATTGCATTTCCTCCCATAACAAAGTCCCCAAAGGTAGTGATAACATCTCCTGCAGTACCTCTTGATAATATATATCTAGTAGTGGTAATATTTAAAGCCAGCCGAAATAAGGTAGTAATCAACAAGATGGATGGAAATATAGAAAATTGCAAAGCTTCTTCATTATACATAGCGATTAATAAAATCAATAGTGCTAAGGATATATTAAAACTCAATAATACATCAACAGCGCCTAGAGGGATAGGAATAATGATAATAACGACAATGGCAATTATTGCTAATGCTACTAGAATATCTCCGTTTTTCAAATGTGTCCCTCCTTAGGTTCTATTGTTCATCTGATATACATAAGCTAATATCTCTGCTACTGCTTGATATAACTCTGGTGGTACAAACTCACCAATTTCAACTGTATCATACAGTGTTCTAGCCAGTGGCTTATTTTCAACAATAGGTAAGTTGTTTTCAGTAGCAATTTTTTTAATATTTTGAGCGATCAAATCCTGCCCCTTGGCTAAAACCCTCGGAGCCTCGAATTGCTTAGGATCATACTGTATAGCAACTGCAAAATGCGTTGGGTTCGTAACAATTACATCAGCTTTCGGCACTTCCTGCATCATTCTCCCCATAGCAATCTGTCGTTGCTTTTCTTTAATCTTTGACTTAATTTGTGGATTACCTTCTGTTTGTTTATATTCTTCTTTAATTTCTTGTTTAGACATTTTAAGATTTTTATCATAGTCATATTTCTGATAGTAATAATCTAACACCGCAATTACCAGTAAAACAATAGCGGCTCTTAAACCAATATTGATGGTTATATGAATCAAAGTTTCTACAATAACGCCAACATCCACCAGCATCATATTAAAAATAGTACTTAGTTGATTTACAGCATAGCGGTAGACGATATATCCAATAAAAATGATTTTAATGAAGGATTTAACTAATTCTACAAGGGATTTCATAGA includes:
- the flhF gene encoding flagellar biosynthesis protein FlhF — encoded protein: MKVKKFSASNNQEALLKVKNELGPDAVILYQKKVKPKGLFGIFKKPIIEVVAAREEVSSYAPSSFNHFLEAKKDLDKKPKKNKEKEEVSKNISKEMEQIKDMLQTVVSRMNQQDLPILLKSLQDQDVSKLFYNLKNQGLDESLVEEILNKYITMQGLVDSNRQNREFIEEQIKEVIMKYVVPQQLGHNVKTKFFVGPTGVGKTTTIAKLAAHYTLNEGKTVGLISADTYRIAAVEQLKVYSDILNIPLRVIYHSEEIHRAIEDLKDRDIIMIDTAGRSHKNTQQVMELKTLLNEVQEKETYLVISCTSKDSDIKEIVHTYKFLKNYNIIFTKVDEATAFGTIINTAKETQRPISYMTTGQSVPDDIEEVSVEKVVSLLTKEAAE
- the flhA gene encoding flagellar biosynthesis protein FlhA, translated to MKNGDILVALAIIAIVVIIIIPIPLGAVDVLLSFNISLALLILLIAMYNEEALQFSIFPSILLITTLFRLALNITTTRYILSRGTAGDVITTFGDFVMGGNAIVGFIVFLIIVIIQFLVITKGSERVAEVAARFTLDAMPGKQMAIDADLNAGLIDDSEARQRRTKIQREADFYGAMDGASKFVKGDAIAGIIITIINIVAGFIIGVSMQGLDFGGAIQKYTLLTVGDGLVSQIPALLISTATGIVVTRAASEGSLGTDLIKQLFNKSKIMFIISGVLLLFSFTGLPVIPFMSLSAVFLFLGLTLKKNASIEEGEEIPDEVEESVEEKRKPENVLPLLNVDPIELEFGYGILPLADASQGGDLFDRLVMIRRQCALELGIIVPMIRLRDNIQLEPNQYIIKIKGIEMAVGEIIFDHYLAMNPGMIDEEIEGIDTIEPAFGLPAKWINEQEREKAEILGYTVVDPPSIIATHLTEIIKKHSFELLGRQDVKKLIDNVKENHPVLVEELIPNQLGLGEIQKVLGNLLKEGVSIRNMVTILETLADYATITRDTDMLTEYVRQSLGRAITKQFIVSHPAKVITVTKELEQKIMDSIQQTEGGTYISMDPDVIQRIINSLSQQIQKLISTGEHPIIVTAPIVRLYFKRLSEQLTSDLIVLSYNEVDPSVEIHSVGAVSI
- the flhB gene encoding flagellar biosynthesis protein FlhB, which codes for MKFHINLQLFTEEKTEKATPKKVKESREKGQVLQSKEVNSALVLLGAFLTLKLLSSYIGASMKEFAIYVYDQYLNLDYLFSIKNINRLTLITLYNILKISIPIAIVCLLIGVICGYMQVGYLFTTKTLAVKFSKLNPIEGFKRMFSMKSLVELVKSFIKIIFIGYIVYRYAVNQLSTIFNMMLVDVGVIVETLIHITINIGLRAAIVLLVIAVLDYYYQKYDYDKNLKMSKQEIKEEYKQTEGNPQIKSKIKEKQRQIAMGRMMQEVPKADVIVTNPTHFAVAIQYDPKQFEAPRVLAKGQDLIAQNIKKIATENNLPIVENKPLARTLYDTVEIGEFVPPELYQAVAEILAYVYQMNNRT